From a region of the Aeoliella mucimassa genome:
- a CDS encoding sodium:proton antiporter produces the protein MSATASPVAPMSHASSNSSGGGVVAAIAATVLAYVVSLSLGLPQYGTQLIVDHLHHGEAHGAEGADGHATESVDPHASESPEVHEHATETPAAEAPGEAHAATAPPFWTVLPFIMILAAIAVFPLIPAIEHWWEENINRFKVAASLGVVTLLYYLFMHAHPVDGHWPYHYVAQPNAVGANWSMAGAIIGNALISEFIPFIVLLFSLYTISGGIRIGGDLRANPMTNASFMAAGGLLASFIGTTGAAMLLIRPLLETNAERKHVVHTVVFFIFIVCNCGGCLLPIGDPPLFLGYLEGVSFTWTLFALWKPWLITNGILIGMYLLLDEFAYYRRETVADIYRDITHTTKLRFEGLALNLPLLFGVVLAVALLDPTKTLPGTNIHPWMFSREVAQLALVGLALWLGSTDIRRRNSFNYHAIVEVAALFCGIFICMQPALQILGQYGGELGTLIGAADGQLTPLHYYFITGGLSSVLDNAPTYLVFFKTAEAAPGGHGHFVAGTNVEYQTLVAISLGAVFMGAMTYIGNGPNFMVRAIAEKAGVRMPSFFGYVGYSVVFLLPVLVFIAWFELM, from the coding sequence ATGTCTGCTACTGCCTCGCCGGTTGCCCCTATGTCGCATGCTTCGAGTAACAGCTCCGGGGGCGGAGTTGTCGCTGCTATTGCAGCTACCGTCCTCGCCTATGTCGTATCCCTGAGCTTGGGGCTGCCCCAATATGGAACTCAGTTGATCGTCGATCACCTGCACCATGGCGAAGCCCATGGAGCAGAGGGAGCCGATGGTCACGCGACGGAGTCGGTCGATCCGCACGCCAGCGAATCGCCGGAAGTGCATGAGCATGCCACCGAAACTCCAGCTGCCGAGGCCCCGGGCGAAGCCCATGCGGCCACCGCACCGCCGTTCTGGACGGTGCTGCCGTTTATCATGATTCTGGCGGCCATTGCCGTGTTCCCGTTGATTCCAGCAATTGAGCACTGGTGGGAAGAGAACATCAACCGCTTTAAAGTAGCCGCATCGCTCGGCGTAGTGACCTTGCTGTACTACTTGTTCATGCATGCTCACCCCGTCGATGGACACTGGCCTTACCATTATGTCGCTCAGCCGAATGCCGTGGGGGCCAACTGGTCCATGGCCGGAGCCATTATCGGCAACGCCCTGATCAGCGAGTTCATCCCATTCATTGTGCTGCTATTCAGCCTGTATACCATTAGCGGCGGCATTCGCATCGGTGGCGACTTGCGAGCCAACCCGATGACCAACGCCAGCTTCATGGCCGCCGGTGGTCTGTTGGCCAGCTTTATCGGTACCACTGGTGCGGCGATGCTACTAATCCGTCCGCTATTGGAAACCAATGCCGAACGTAAGCACGTCGTGCATACGGTGGTGTTTTTCATCTTTATCGTTTGCAACTGCGGTGGCTGCTTACTGCCGATCGGCGATCCTCCCCTCTTCTTGGGTTACCTGGAAGGGGTTAGCTTTACCTGGACGTTGTTCGCCCTCTGGAAGCCGTGGCTCATTACCAATGGTATCCTGATTGGCATGTACCTGCTGCTCGACGAGTTTGCCTACTACCGTCGGGAGACCGTGGCCGACATCTATCGCGACATCACCCACACCACCAAGCTTCGCTTCGAAGGCCTGGCGCTCAACTTGCCGTTGCTGTTCGGCGTGGTGCTGGCCGTTGCGTTGCTTGATCCCACCAAAACCCTTCCAGGCACCAACATCCATCCTTGGATGTTCTCTCGCGAAGTCGCTCAATTGGCCTTGGTCGGCCTGGCGCTTTGGCTGGGCTCCACGGACATTCGCCGGCGCAACAGCTTCAACTACCACGCGATTGTCGAAGTCGCCGCGCTGTTCTGCGGCATCTTCATCTGCATGCAACCCGCGCTGCAGATCCTCGGGCAATACGGCGGTGAGCTTGGCACCCTGATCGGTGCTGCCGACGGTCAATTGACTCCACTGCACTACTATTTCATCACTGGTGGCCTGTCGAGCGTGCTCGACAACGCTCCGACCTATCTGGTGTTCTTCAAAACTGCCGAAGCCGCTCCTGGCGGGCACGGGCACTTTGTGGCTGGCACCAACGTGGAGTACCAGACTCTGGTCGCCATCAGCTTGGGTGCGGTGTTCATGGGTGCCATGACCTACATTGGCAACGGCCCCAACTTCATGGTACGTGCTATTGCCGAAAAAGCGGGCGTAAGAATGCCCAGCTTTTTCGGGTACGTGGGCTATAGTGTCGTATTCTTGCTCCCGGTCCTGGTGTTTATTGCCTGGTTCGAGCTGATGTAA
- a CDS encoding right-handed parallel beta-helix repeat-containing protein, giving the protein MSRLRSVPSVLLLSLTALVSFGSAKAETTKLVSEPTEAALRAALAEVRQMRSTGDTAPVRLQLTGGVYQLSQTIELNGEIVGEGLTIEPTPDCKHVTISGAEQLGVPTKDADGRWRYPLPTTWRANGIPRVMLVGHKLQTAARTPNEGYYRIVECLPDRRSGFLYEVNDLPSPLPLEGHVCDLVLLHDWSSSRLPVKSIDAESHELKTVGPIGADAPHYAIDHFEKQPRYYLEGHEAFADLPGEWYVDVAAEELVVVAGDDASAPNVALPVVEQLIVATGTDEAPLKHLVIQNIRFTGTRFPMPPGGMACVQAANLQARDANGDMIHQGRQGLSSAVHVEVAEQAIVRDCEFVGLGNCGLWLGSRTTDCRIEQCKFDDIGGNALNLGEDSSRSVNGQAWWQAAPAEVATNNVVTKCTISHCGQLLPGAVAIWGGFLKQLQISDNEISDCPYTGISLGWMWNPTPTPAGNNRIANNHIVRVMQTLSDGGGIYTLGLQPNSVIEGNVIEDVPLNLGRAESNGMFLDEGTTGWTIRQNTFRGIARSPLRFHRAGENFVSENTWQLATPDTPPVRFNSTPETNITIENNRVIDN; this is encoded by the coding sequence ATGTCCCGCCTGCGAAGTGTTCCTAGCGTATTACTACTTAGCCTGACGGCTCTCGTATCGTTCGGCTCCGCCAAGGCAGAGACCACAAAGCTGGTTTCCGAACCGACCGAAGCCGCGCTGCGGGCAGCCCTCGCGGAGGTTCGTCAGATGAGAAGCACCGGCGACACCGCGCCGGTTCGCTTGCAACTCACAGGTGGGGTTTACCAGCTGAGCCAAACCATTGAGCTCAATGGAGAAATTGTCGGCGAGGGACTTACCATCGAGCCAACTCCCGATTGCAAGCACGTAACCATTTCGGGCGCGGAGCAACTCGGCGTGCCGACCAAAGATGCCGATGGCCGCTGGCGTTACCCTTTACCAACCACCTGGCGGGCGAATGGTATCCCGCGAGTGATGCTTGTTGGTCACAAACTGCAAACCGCCGCGCGCACTCCGAACGAAGGTTACTATCGCATCGTCGAATGCCTGCCTGACCGTCGTAGCGGATTTTTGTACGAGGTCAACGATCTTCCGAGCCCGCTGCCTTTAGAAGGACACGTGTGCGACTTGGTACTGCTGCACGACTGGTCGAGTAGCCGGTTGCCGGTGAAGTCGATCGACGCCGAATCGCACGAACTGAAAACCGTGGGGCCGATCGGAGCAGATGCTCCCCACTACGCGATCGACCACTTCGAGAAACAACCGCGTTACTACTTGGAAGGGCATGAAGCGTTTGCCGACCTGCCCGGCGAGTGGTACGTGGATGTCGCTGCGGAAGAACTGGTTGTCGTTGCAGGCGACGATGCCTCGGCTCCGAATGTTGCGCTGCCTGTGGTCGAGCAATTGATCGTTGCTACAGGCACCGACGAGGCTCCTCTAAAGCACTTGGTGATTCAGAACATTCGTTTTACAGGAACACGATTCCCCATGCCCCCGGGGGGAATGGCCTGCGTGCAGGCGGCGAACCTGCAGGCTCGCGACGCGAATGGCGACATGATTCACCAAGGCCGGCAAGGGCTTTCCTCCGCAGTTCACGTGGAGGTTGCCGAGCAGGCGATCGTTCGCGACTGCGAGTTCGTTGGTCTTGGCAACTGTGGACTTTGGCTCGGCAGTCGCACGACGGACTGTCGCATCGAGCAGTGCAAGTTCGACGACATTGGTGGCAACGCCCTGAACCTGGGCGAGGATAGTTCGCGCAGCGTGAACGGCCAGGCCTGGTGGCAGGCGGCTCCCGCCGAGGTGGCTACCAACAACGTGGTGACCAAATGCACGATCAGCCATTGTGGACAATTGCTCCCCGGTGCGGTCGCCATCTGGGGTGGATTCCTTAAGCAGCTCCAGATTTCGGATAATGAAATCAGCGACTGTCCCTACACGGGCATTTCGCTCGGGTGGATGTGGAACCCGACACCGACCCCAGCTGGTAACAATCGGATTGCCAACAATCATATCGTGCGGGTGATGCAGACCCTGAGCGACGGAGGGGGCATCTACACTTTGGGACTCCAGCCGAACAGTGTGATCGAAGGTAACGTGATCGAAGACGTTCCACTGAACCTGGGACGCGCCGAATCGAATGGCATGTTCCTCGACGAAGGAACGACCGGCTGGACGATCCGCCAGAACACCTTCCGCGGCATCGCCCGCTCGCCGTTGCGGTTCCATCGAGCAGGCGAGAACTTCGTGAGCGAAAACACCTGGCAACTGGCCACGCCGGATACGCCGCCGGTGCGGTTCAACTCAACCCCGGAGACCAACATTACGATTGAAAATAATCGAGTGATCGACAACTAG
- a CDS encoding (5-formylfuran-3-yl)methyl phosphate synthase has translation MPLLLVSVVNDREARQAMTAGADWIDIKQPARGSLGMADADAICTAVQAIAGERPVSIALGELVKWNDTAALEPQQFAGVARVKVGLAGTAPGGKWQPEWRDRWLSLCESLPAGVEPVAVHYADWLLCDAPSFDELLSAALTAGCSSMLIDTYYKSGRSLVHHYTTSELTELVRRAHQSGLEFVAAGSLRFEHLPTVIAAGADIVAVRGAACLTDDRTSPLCAERVEELKKFLAYEPLSDSR, from the coding sequence ATGCCATTGCTACTTGTGAGTGTGGTGAATGATCGAGAAGCTCGGCAGGCGATGACTGCTGGAGCTGATTGGATCGATATCAAGCAACCCGCTCGCGGTTCGTTAGGCATGGCCGATGCCGATGCGATTTGCACCGCTGTGCAAGCCATTGCAGGAGAACGGCCCGTGAGCATCGCTCTCGGTGAACTCGTCAAATGGAACGACACTGCCGCGTTGGAGCCTCAGCAATTCGCTGGCGTCGCGCGCGTGAAAGTCGGTCTGGCTGGCACCGCGCCGGGGGGCAAATGGCAGCCCGAGTGGCGCGATCGCTGGCTAAGCTTGTGCGAATCGTTGCCAGCCGGAGTCGAGCCGGTGGCCGTCCATTACGCGGATTGGCTATTGTGCGATGCCCCTTCGTTCGACGAATTGCTCTCGGCCGCTTTAACAGCCGGCTGTTCCAGCATGTTGATCGATACCTACTACAAGTCGGGCCGCTCGCTGGTGCACCATTACACGACTAGCGAGCTGACCGAGCTGGTTCGCCGCGCGCACCAGTCGGGGCTCGAGTTCGTCGCTGCAGGCAGCTTGCGTTTCGAGCACCTGCCGACCGTAATCGCGGCAGGTGCCGACATCGTTGCTGTGCGTGGCGCTGCGTGCTTAACGGACGATCGCACCTCGCCGCTCTGTGCGGAACGCGTGGAGGAACTCAAGAAGTTCCTCGCGTACGAACCCCTCAGCGACTCGCGTTAG
- a CDS encoding MazG nucleotide pyrophosphohydrolase domain-containing protein produces the protein MSPTIADFQNLIKEMYGEKDVARGVDGTFMWLMEEVGELASALREGTHQEQKEEFADVLAWLTTIANVVGVDLSEAVREKYGSGCPGCSNLVCTCDDAEKP, from the coding sequence ATGTCGCCTACGATTGCGGACTTTCAGAATCTCATCAAAGAGATGTACGGAGAGAAGGATGTCGCCCGCGGCGTCGATGGCACCTTCATGTGGTTGATGGAAGAAGTAGGCGAACTGGCATCGGCCTTGCGTGAGGGAACTCACCAGGAGCAGAAGGAAGAGTTTGCCGACGTGCTAGCATGGCTCACCACCATCGCGAATGTGGTGGGAGTCGATCTGAGCGAAGCGGTGCGCGAGAAATACGGTAGCGGCTGTCCTGGCTGCAGCAATCTGGTTTGCACCTGCGACGATGCAGAAAAGCCATAA
- a CDS encoding ribonuclease D, with the protein MDYQRINTKAELAELCEQIADSKLVGFDTEFVSEDTFRPELCLVQVVTEHGMAIVDPQKVPDMEPFWLALADGDHVTIAHAAREEINFSLNAIGRPPANLFDTQLAAAFCSHEYPAAYASVVTRILNQKAQKGEQRTDWRRRPLTEAQLDYALEDVRYLFELYERIKLKVEKLGRTAWLDEETAAFIEEVTTARTRQRWKRVSGIGNLPPRSLAIVRELWLWRQEEAEKRNIPPRRVLRDDLLVELAKRKSSTPDKIKAVRGMNYRPVKNSIEEIAECVERGLNASLDDLKPPRGRAMPPQLQLLGQVLSPAITSVCRRSSLATSLACTASDIRDLVAYRLGFGNAADGEQPILAKGWRAKLIGSLIDDVLHGRKSIRIEDPNSEHPLDFVDC; encoded by the coding sequence GTGGATTACCAGAGGATCAACACTAAGGCCGAACTCGCCGAGCTCTGTGAACAAATTGCCGACTCCAAGCTAGTTGGCTTTGACACCGAGTTCGTGTCGGAGGATACCTTTCGCCCCGAGCTTTGCCTGGTACAGGTAGTTACCGAACATGGCATGGCCATCGTGGATCCTCAAAAAGTCCCCGATATGGAACCCTTTTGGCTAGCCCTAGCCGATGGCGACCATGTGACGATTGCCCACGCGGCCCGCGAAGAAATCAACTTCTCGCTGAACGCCATCGGGCGTCCTCCAGCAAACCTGTTCGATACTCAGCTCGCTGCAGCGTTCTGTTCGCACGAATACCCGGCCGCCTACGCGTCGGTGGTCACTCGCATACTCAATCAGAAGGCCCAGAAGGGCGAGCAGCGCACCGACTGGCGGCGTCGCCCCCTGACCGAGGCCCAACTCGACTACGCCCTCGAGGACGTTCGCTACCTGTTCGAACTGTACGAACGGATCAAGCTGAAAGTCGAGAAGCTGGGCCGCACCGCTTGGCTCGATGAAGAAACCGCCGCGTTTATCGAAGAAGTCACGACCGCTCGCACCCGTCAACGGTGGAAACGGGTTTCGGGCATCGGCAACCTGCCTCCTCGCAGCCTGGCGATCGTACGCGAACTCTGGCTCTGGCGTCAGGAAGAAGCCGAGAAACGCAACATCCCTCCCCGGCGAGTCCTGCGAGACGACTTGCTGGTGGAATTGGCCAAACGCAAAAGCTCTACGCCCGACAAGATTAAAGCTGTCCGCGGCATGAATTACCGCCCGGTAAAGAACTCCATCGAGGAGATTGCCGAGTGCGTCGAACGCGGCCTCAACGCCTCGCTCGACGACTTAAAGCCTCCTCGCGGGCGGGCGATGCCTCCTCAACTGCAACTGCTGGGACAGGTGCTCTCACCGGCAATTACCAGCGTGTGCCGCCGATCGAGCCTGGCCACGAGCCTGGCCTGCACTGCGAGCGACATTCGAGACCTGGTAGCTTACCGCCTGGGCTTTGGCAACGCCGCAGATGGCGAGCAACCGATTCTCGCCAAAGGCTGGCGAGCAAAGCTGATTGGTTCGTTGATCGACGACGTGCTGCACGGTCGCAAAAGCATCCGGATCGAAGACCCCAATAGCGAGCATCCGCTCGACTTTGTGGACTGCTGA
- a CDS encoding DUF6655 family protein — MFTADASPSEPCPRYCWTSSNAQRCCLVLGVLLCSLVGCGTTRTTSTSRTATEQLLISDAIDRAVTQLNFRVLAGQSVYLDDAALGSAVDRQYMSSSIRQHLLASGCTISEHRTDADFVVEARAGAVGTDSHDLMFGIPAIQIPDILALDGTMPSAIPEVAVAKRQDQRGLVKLAVFAYHRESGMPVWQSGMAMSESSARNLWVMGAGPFQKGTIYDGTNFAGRDIKGALVMGDRGDEGESFELGQQASFASPLLFEEEPVAEGPAAEVANQPGGGGK, encoded by the coding sequence ATGTTCACCGCCGACGCTTCCCCTAGCGAACCTTGCCCGCGGTATTGTTGGACCTCCAGCAATGCCCAGCGGTGCTGCTTGGTGCTCGGCGTCCTGCTCTGCAGTTTGGTTGGTTGTGGCACTACGCGAACCACCTCGACTTCTCGCACTGCGACTGAGCAGCTACTGATTTCCGATGCGATTGATCGGGCGGTGACGCAGCTAAACTTTCGGGTGCTAGCTGGGCAGAGTGTGTATCTGGATGACGCAGCATTGGGCTCGGCAGTGGATCGGCAGTACATGTCGAGCAGTATTCGTCAGCATCTGCTCGCGAGCGGGTGCACGATCAGCGAGCATCGCACCGACGCTGATTTTGTGGTGGAAGCTCGCGCTGGGGCGGTGGGAACCGATAGCCACGATCTGATGTTCGGTATTCCGGCGATTCAGATTCCCGATATTCTAGCTCTCGACGGGACGATGCCTTCGGCCATTCCGGAGGTGGCAGTCGCCAAGCGTCAGGACCAACGTGGTCTCGTGAAACTGGCGGTGTTTGCTTATCACCGTGAATCCGGCATGCCTGTCTGGCAGAGCGGCATGGCGATGAGCGAAAGCTCAGCCCGCAACCTGTGGGTGATGGGCGCAGGACCGTTCCAGAAGGGAACGATCTACGACGGAACCAACTTCGCCGGGCGGGATATTAAGGGAGCCCTGGTGATGGGCGACCGCGGAGACGAGGGGGAGTCGTTCGAACTAGGTCAGCAGGCTTCGTTTGCGTCGCCGCTGTTGTTTGAGGAAGAACCGGTGGCTGAAGGCCCGGCAGCGGAAGTCGCCAATCAACCCGGCGGGGGTGGCAAGTAA